CGGTAAGTGCTGGGGGACAGATGACTTGAATTGTCAATTTGATGTAGTCGCTGCAGAAAAAACGACCGGGTATCTGCCCCGGTCGTTTTCCTGTAAACGTCCAAAATCATATCATGGTCTGCGTCGCAGACGCAACCGCCGCTGTTTGTGGCCGGGATAAGGTGGTCGGAAAACTACAGAACACCGCGGTCGGCCAGGCTGACATAGCCTTCATCGCCGATAATGATGTGATCGAGCACCCGTACGCCCATCAGTTCCCCGACTTCTCTAAGCCGCTGGGTGATATCGAGATCCTCGCGACTCGGCGACGGATCTCCGGAGGGGTGGTTGTGTACGAACAGTACCGCCGCGGCCGATTCGCGAACCACCGGTGCGAACACGTCACGGGGATGGACGATACTGGCGGTCAAACTGCCCTCCGAGATGCCGACTTCCCGCAGCAGGCGGTTTTTGCTGTCCAGCAGCAAGGCGATGAAGCGTTCCCGTTTATGATCGCGCAAACGCTCGTGAAAGTGAGCGAAGACTGCCTGCGGGCTGGTGTAGCGGTCGCCCGGGCGCAAGGGGTTGCGACCGAAACGGCGGGCAAGCTCGAAAACCGCCTGCAGTTCGGCGGCTTTGGCCGGGCCGATGCCCTTGATGGCTTGCAGCTCGCTGGTGGTTGCGGTGGCCATTTGGCGAAGAGTATCGAATTGCTGTATCAGCAGGCGGCCCTGATCCAGGGCGCTATGGCCACTGGCGGCATCGCCCGAGCGCAGTATCAGGGCCAACAGCTCCGCATCACTGAGGGCTTCTGCGCCCCGGTGCAGTAATTTTTCGCGCGGCCGTTCGTCTTCCGGCCAGTCCTTTATCGCGGGCATGGTGGTATCCTTGTTAGAGGGAGGTAGGGCTCATGTTCGGAAAAGATTAGCCCATCCACATAAAAATGGGTAGGTTTTTTTGTCTTCGGTAATTGAACACACCTGTGGCGGCCTGTCTCTGGGCACCTTCAGGCAGAGGAGGAGTTATGTTCAGGCGACCAAAAGTGGCTTTGGCCCTTGGTGGCGGCGCCGCCCGGGGTTTGGCTCATATCGGGGTGCTGGAAGCTTTCGAAAAACACGGGCTACCCGTCGATATGATTGCCGGCAGCAGCATGGGAGCCATTATCGGTGCCATCTATGCGCTGGATCCTTCGGTCGCGGCCCTGAAGGAACGATTTCATGCGTATTTAAATAGCGATGAGTTCAAGGAAACCCGCTTCAATCAGTTGATGGATCATGA
This DNA window, taken from Syntrophotalea carbinolica DSM 2380, encodes the following:
- the radC gene encoding RadC family protein gives rise to the protein MPAIKDWPEDERPREKLLHRGAEALSDAELLALILRSGDAASGHSALDQGRLLIQQFDTLRQMATATTSELQAIKGIGPAKAAELQAVFELARRFGRNPLRPGDRYTSPQAVFAHFHERLRDHKRERFIALLLDSKNRLLREVGISEGSLTASIVHPRDVFAPVVRESAAAVLFVHNHPSGDPSPSREDLDITQRLREVGELMGVRVLDHIIIGDEGYVSLADRGVL